A single genomic interval of Gallus gallus isolate bGalGal1 chromosome 10, bGalGal1.mat.broiler.GRCg7b, whole genome shotgun sequence harbors:
- the ISLR2 gene encoding immunoglobulin superfamily containing leucine-rich repeat protein 2 precursor yields the protein MAPALWLWLAALLGSARACPEPCACVDKYAHQFADCAYKDLQVVPTGLPSNVTTLSLSANKITALQRRSFVEVTQVTSLWLAHNEIRAIEPGAFAILVQLKNLDISHNQIVDFPWQDLYNLSALQLLKMNNNHMAVVPQGAFHTLKDLRSLRINNNKFTTLAEGIFDSLSSLSHLQIYNNPFECSCKLQWLKKWMDSTLISIPEKESITCSLPEQLRGVEVGKIPDTQCTSPSVQLTYYPNLDTTELFDGFTLTLHCAVTGAPPPEVSWKIRTSSQTLELSGSPSESAGKDPPRQDPERFLVFKNGTLVIPHLSKREEGTYTCLATNEMGSNQTSVNVAVAGSQKYPLQPGRDPTGGKAQPGDKKPGAKGAKNSVLTPDERSKPLSPTRQSQPPSAAGMEPTGDGKVPFQLPPFEKKCGSMPTSRYISNHAFNQSGDFKQHTFDLGVIALDVSERDARVQLTPTYVQPDKVHLRMLYLCQESSRGHALVQWSKIEEGVNSYWFQGLKPGTNYSVCLTYLGEDCQVQVVFTTKKEIPSLIIIVVVSIFLLLLATLPLMGATWCHLLSKYQGKTYKLIMKAQNPDQMEKHMAADFDPRASYLESEKNYNPSEVGEGEAEEEDEDEEDDDEGGRRRRRREAEETTELEREESVAASSMAESQSKANGEEFEVRSEYSDKLPLGAEAVTISQEINGNYRQRPR from the coding sequence ATGGCCCCGgcgctgtggctgtggctggcagccctgctgggctcaGCCCGGGCGTGCCCCGAGCCCTGCGCTTGCGTGGATAAGTACGCCCACCAGTTCGCCGACTGCGCCTACAAGGATCTCCAGGTGGTGCCCACTGGGTTGCCCTCCAACGTGACCACCCTCAGCCTGTCGGCCAACAAGATCACGGCTCTGCAGCGGCGCTCCTTCGTGGAGGTGACCCAGGTGACATCCCTCTGGTTGGCGCACAATGAGATCCGCGCCATCGAGCCCGGCGCCTTCGCCATCCTGGTGCAGCTGAAGAACCTTGACATCAGCCACAACCAGATCGTGGACTTCCCATGGCAGGACCTCTACAACCTCAGCGCCCTCCAGCTGCTCAAGATGAACAACAACCACATGGCCGTGGTGCCCCAGGGGGCTTTCCACACCCTGAAGGACCTGCGGTCTCTGCGCATCAACAACAATAAATTCACCACGCTCGCCGAAGGCATCTTTGACTCGCTCAGCTCCCTGTCCCACCTGCAAATCTACAACAACCCCTTCGAGTGCTCCTGCAAGCTCCAGTGGCTCAAGAAGTGGATGGACAGCACGCTTATCTCCATCCCGGAGAAGGAGTCCATCACCTGCAGCCTCCCGGAGCAGCTCCGTGGGGTGGAGGTGGGGAAGATCCCGGACACACAGTGCACCTCGCCCTCTGTGCAGCTTACCTACTACCCCAACCTGGACACCACAGAGCTCTTTGATGGCTTCACCTTGACGCTGCACTGCGCCGTGACGGGCGCTCCACCGCCCGAAGTCAGCTGGAAGATCCGCACCTCCAGCCAGACCCTGGAGCTCAGCGGCAGCCCGAGTGAGAGCGCAGGGAAGGACCCCCCCAGACAGGACCCTGAGCGCTTCTTGGTCTTCAAGAATGGCACGCTGGTGATTCCTCACCTGAGCAAGCGGGAGGAGGGCACCTACACTTGCCTGGCCACCAACGAAATGGGGAGCAACCAGACCTCGGTCAACGTGGCTGTGGCTGGATCCCAGAAGTACCCGCTGCAGCCCGGCAGGGACCCGACGGggggcaaagcacagccaggTGACAAGAAGCCTGGAGCCAAGGGAGCGAAGAACAGCGTGCTCACACCCGATGAGAGGAGCAAACCCCTCAGCCCCACCCGGCAGAGTCAACCACCCTCAGCGGCTGGGATGGAGCCCACGGGAGATGGGAAAGTCCCCTTCCAGCTTCCTCCCTTTGAGAAGAAGTGTGGCTCCATGCCAACCAGCAGATACATTTCCAACCATGCCTTCAACCAGAGCGGTGACTTCAAGCAGCACACCTTCGACTTGGGTGTGATCGCCTTGGATGTGTCGGAGCGCGACGCCCGGGTGCAGCTGACGCCCACCTATGTGCAGCCCGACAAGGTGCACCTGAGGATGCTCTACCTGTGCCAGGAGAGTAGCCGTGGCCATGCCTTGGTGCAGTGGTCCAAGATCGAGGAAGGAGTGAACTCGTACTGGTTCCAGGGCTTGAAGCCTGGCACCAATTACTCGGTGTGCCTCACTTACCTGGGGGAGGACTGCCAGGTCCAAGTGGTCTTCACCACCAAAAAGGAGATCCCCTCCCTCATCATCATTGTGGTCGTGAGcatctttctgctgcttctggccACCCTCCCCCTGATGGGCGCCACGTGGTGCCACCTCCTCTCCAAGTACCAGGGCAAAACCTACAAGCTGATCATGAAAGCCCAGAACCCGGACCAGATGGAGAAGCACATGGCTGCCGACTTCGACCCCCGCGCCTCCTACCTGGAATCCGAGAAGAATTACAACCCCAGCGaggtgggggaaggggaagcagaAGAAGAGGACGAAGATGAGGAAGATGATGACGAAGGAGGcaggcggaggaggaggagagaagccGAGGAGACCACGGAGCTGGAGCGGGAGGAGAGCGTAGCAGCCAGCTCCATGGCGGAGTCGCAGTCCAAAGCTAACGGTGAGGAGTTTGAGGTGCGCTCCGAGTACAGCGACAAGCTGCCGCTGGGTGCCGAGGCTGTCACCATCTCCCAGGAGATCAACGGGAACTACCGGCAGCGTCCCCGCTGA
- the STOML1 gene encoding stomatin-like protein 1 isoform X2, with protein sequence MFSRSGYQALPLGDFDRFQQSSIGLYGAQKGFFSFGAKADPLGPAMNAADSSQGWLSWICHGIITSLVFLLMLLTFPISGWFALKIVPTYERMVIFRLGRLRAPQGPGVVLLLPFIDHWQRVDLRTRAFNVPPCKGWCGALHGCRRAVPCVGPRAVCAGGEGPRGSHSHDSTERHGQGLGQEEPAGDPGGEATHRGAAAAGHQRHDQVLGAGGGPCGADDGGGAAAPPGRPAGTSGCRSPGAGGLSPPAGCPPPQQHTQRPGGSRQRGDSERGGAPQEEAQCGRAALSCGAHPLRGSGEPGGSILPGGHHPARRRPQHLLHRPLLRQRAGWLRCAPGQP encoded by the exons ATGTTCAGCAGGTCGGGATACCAGGCACTTCCCTTGGGGGATTTTGACCGCTTCCAGCAGTCCAGCATTGGGCTGTATGGTGCACAGAAGGGCTTCTTCTCCTTCGGAGCCAAGGCAGACCCACTGGGACCGGCCATGAATGCTGCAG ActcctcccagggctggctgtccTGGATCTGCCATGGGATCATCACCTCCTTGGTCTTCCTACTGATGCTCCTCACCTTCCCCATCTCGGGCTGGTTTGCCTTGAAG ATAGTGCCTACCTATGAGCGAATGGTCATCTTCCGCCTGGGCCGCCTCCGTGCACCGCAGGGCCCCGgcgtggtgctgctgctgcccttcattGACCACTGGCAGCGTGTGGATCTGAGAACACGGGCCTTCAACGTGCCCCCCTGCAAG ggatggtgcggTGCTCTCCATGGGTGCCGACGTGCAGTTCCGTGTGTGGGACCCCGCGCTGTCTGTGCTGGTGGTGAAGGACCTCGTGGCAGCCACTCGCATGACAGCACAGAGCGCCATGGCCAAGGCCTTGGGCAAGAAGAGCCTGCGGGAGATCCAGGGGGAGAAGCTACGCATCggggagcagctgctg cTGGACATCAACGACATGACCAAGTCCTGGGGGCTGGAGGTGGACCGTGTGGAGCTGACGATGGAGgcggtgctgcagcccccccgGGACGCCCTGCTGGGACCTCTGGGTGCCGTAGCCCCGGCGCTGGAGGGCTCTCCCCCCCAGCTGGCTGCCCACCTCCTCAACAGCACACCCAGCGCCCCGGAGGCAG CAGACAGCGTGGGGACAGTGAGCGAGGTGGAGCCCCCCAGGAGGAGGCCCAGTGCGGTCgagctgctctcagctgtggAGCCCATCCTCTCCGAGGCTCTGGTGAGCCAGGTGGGAGCATCCTACCAGGTGGACATCATCCTGCCCGGCGGCGCCCGCAGCACCTTCTTCATAGACCTCTCCTCAG GCAGCGGGCGGGCTGGCTGCGGTGTGCCCCAGGGCAGCCCTGA
- the STOML1 gene encoding stomatin-like protein 1 isoform X1: MFSRSGYQALPLGDFDRFQQSSIGLYGAQKGFFSFGAKADPLGPAMNAADSSQGWLSWICHGIITSLVFLLMLLTFPISGWFALKIVPTYERMVIFRLGRLRAPQGPGVVLLLPFIDHWQRVDLRTRAFNVPPCKLISRDGAVLSMGADVQFRVWDPALSVLVVKDLVAATRMTAQSAMAKALGKKSLREIQGEKLRIGEQLLLDINDMTKSWGLEVDRVELTMEAVLQPPRDALLGPLGAVAPALEGSPPQLAAHLLNSTPSAPEAADSVGTVSEVEPPRRRPSAVELLSAVEPILSEALVSQVGASYQVDIILPGGARSTFFIDLSSGSGRAGCGVPQGSPDVVLEVAEEDLQELMLGELRPLAAYMSGRLRVQGDLQLALRLEELFKAVKLHR; this comes from the exons ATGTTCAGCAGGTCGGGATACCAGGCACTTCCCTTGGGGGATTTTGACCGCTTCCAGCAGTCCAGCATTGGGCTGTATGGTGCACAGAAGGGCTTCTTCTCCTTCGGAGCCAAGGCAGACCCACTGGGACCGGCCATGAATGCTGCAG ActcctcccagggctggctgtccTGGATCTGCCATGGGATCATCACCTCCTTGGTCTTCCTACTGATGCTCCTCACCTTCCCCATCTCGGGCTGGTTTGCCTTGAAG ATAGTGCCTACCTATGAGCGAATGGTCATCTTCCGCCTGGGCCGCCTCCGTGCACCGCAGGGCCCCGgcgtggtgctgctgctgcccttcattGACCACTGGCAGCGTGTGGATCTGAGAACACGGGCCTTCAACGTGCCCCCCTGCAAG CtgatctccagggatggtgcggTGCTCTCCATGGGTGCCGACGTGCAGTTCCGTGTGTGGGACCCCGCGCTGTCTGTGCTGGTGGTGAAGGACCTCGTGGCAGCCACTCGCATGACAGCACAGAGCGCCATGGCCAAGGCCTTGGGCAAGAAGAGCCTGCGGGAGATCCAGGGGGAGAAGCTACGCATCggggagcagctgctg cTGGACATCAACGACATGACCAAGTCCTGGGGGCTGGAGGTGGACCGTGTGGAGCTGACGATGGAGgcggtgctgcagcccccccgGGACGCCCTGCTGGGACCTCTGGGTGCCGTAGCCCCGGCGCTGGAGGGCTCTCCCCCCCAGCTGGCTGCCCACCTCCTCAACAGCACACCCAGCGCCCCGGAGGCAG CAGACAGCGTGGGGACAGTGAGCGAGGTGGAGCCCCCCAGGAGGAGGCCCAGTGCGGTCgagctgctctcagctgtggAGCCCATCCTCTCCGAGGCTCTGGTGAGCCAGGTGGGAGCATCCTACCAGGTGGACATCATCCTGCCCGGCGGCGCCCGCAGCACCTTCTTCATAGACCTCTCCTCAG GCAGCGGGCGGGCTGGCTGCGGTGTGCCCCAGGGCAGCCCTGATGTGGTGCTGGAGGTGGCGGAGGAGGACCTGCAGGAGCTGATGCTGGGCGAGCTGCGGCCCCTGGCTGCCTACATGAGCGGGCGGCTGCGGGTGCAGGGCGACTTGCAGCTGGCCCTGCGCCTGGAGGAGCTCTTCAAGGCCGTGAAGCTGCACAGATAG
- the STOML1 gene encoding stomatin-like protein 1: protein MFSRSGYQALPLGDFDRFQQSSIGLYGAQKGFFSFGAKADPLGPAMNAADSSQGWLSWICHGIITSLVFLLMLLTFPISGWFALKIVPTYERMVIFRLGRLRAPQGPGVVLLLPFIDHWQRVDLRTRAFNVPPCKLISRDGAVLSMGADVQFRVWDPALSVLVVKDLVAATRMTAQSAMAKALGKKSLREIQGEKLRIGEQLLLDINDMTKSWGLEVDRVELTMEAVLQPPRDALLGPLGAVAPALEGSPPQLAAHLLNSTPSAPEADSVGTVSEVEPPRRRPSAVELLSAVEPILSEALVSQVGASYQVDIILPGGARSTFFIDLSSGSGRAGCGVPQGSPDVVLEVAEEDLQELMLGELRPLAAYMSGRLRVQGDLQLALRLEELFKAVKLHR, encoded by the exons ATGTTCAGCAGGTCGGGATACCAGGCACTTCCCTTGGGGGATTTTGACCGCTTCCAGCAGTCCAGCATTGGGCTGTATGGTGCACAGAAGGGCTTCTTCTCCTTCGGAGCCAAGGCAGACCCACTGGGACCGGCCATGAATGCTGCAG ActcctcccagggctggctgtccTGGATCTGCCATGGGATCATCACCTCCTTGGTCTTCCTACTGATGCTCCTCACCTTCCCCATCTCGGGCTGGTTTGCCTTGAAG ATAGTGCCTACCTATGAGCGAATGGTCATCTTCCGCCTGGGCCGCCTCCGTGCACCGCAGGGCCCCGgcgtggtgctgctgctgcccttcattGACCACTGGCAGCGTGTGGATCTGAGAACACGGGCCTTCAACGTGCCCCCCTGCAAG CtgatctccagggatggtgcggTGCTCTCCATGGGTGCCGACGTGCAGTTCCGTGTGTGGGACCCCGCGCTGTCTGTGCTGGTGGTGAAGGACCTCGTGGCAGCCACTCGCATGACAGCACAGAGCGCCATGGCCAAGGCCTTGGGCAAGAAGAGCCTGCGGGAGATCCAGGGGGAGAAGCTACGCATCggggagcagctgctg cTGGACATCAACGACATGACCAAGTCCTGGGGGCTGGAGGTGGACCGTGTGGAGCTGACGATGGAGgcggtgctgcagcccccccgGGACGCCCTGCTGGGACCTCTGGGTGCCGTAGCCCCGGCGCTGGAGGGCTCTCCCCCCCAGCTGGCTGCCCACCTCCTCAACAGCACACCCAGCGCCCCGGAGGCAG ACAGCGTGGGGACAGTGAGCGAGGTGGAGCCCCCCAGGAGGAGGCCCAGTGCGGTCgagctgctctcagctgtggAGCCCATCCTCTCCGAGGCTCTGGTGAGCCAGGTGGGAGCATCCTACCAGGTGGACATCATCCTGCCCGGCGGCGCCCGCAGCACCTTCTTCATAGACCTCTCCTCAG GCAGCGGGCGGGCTGGCTGCGGTGTGCCCCAGGGCAGCCCTGATGTGGTGCTGGAGGTGGCGGAGGAGGACCTGCAGGAGCTGATGCTGGGCGAGCTGCGGCCCCTGGCTGCCTACATGAGCGGGCGGCTGCGGGTGCAGGGCGACTTGCAGCTGGCCCTGCGCCTGGAGGAGCTCTTCAAGGCCGTGAAGCTGCACAGATAG
- the STOML1 gene encoding stomatin-like protein 1 isoform X4, translating to MGADVQFRVWDPALSVLVVKDLVAATRMTAQSAMAKALGKKSLREIQGEKLRIGEQLLLDINDMTKSWGLEVDRVELTMEAVLQPPRDALLGPLGAVAPALEGSPPQLAAHLLNSTPSAPEAADSVGTVSEVEPPRRRPSAVELLSAVEPILSEALVSQVGASYQVDIILPGGARSTFFIDLSSGSGRAGCGVPQGSPDVVLEVAEEDLQELMLGELRPLAAYMSGRLRVQGDLQLALRLEELFKAVKLHR from the exons ATGGGTGCCGACGTGCAGTTCCGTGTGTGGGACCCCGCGCTGTCTGTGCTGGTGGTGAAGGACCTCGTGGCAGCCACTCGCATGACAGCACAGAGCGCCATGGCCAAGGCCTTGGGCAAGAAGAGCCTGCGGGAGATCCAGGGGGAGAAGCTACGCATCggggagcagctgctg cTGGACATCAACGACATGACCAAGTCCTGGGGGCTGGAGGTGGACCGTGTGGAGCTGACGATGGAGgcggtgctgcagcccccccgGGACGCCCTGCTGGGACCTCTGGGTGCCGTAGCCCCGGCGCTGGAGGGCTCTCCCCCCCAGCTGGCTGCCCACCTCCTCAACAGCACACCCAGCGCCCCGGAGGCAG CAGACAGCGTGGGGACAGTGAGCGAGGTGGAGCCCCCCAGGAGGAGGCCCAGTGCGGTCgagctgctctcagctgtggAGCCCATCCTCTCCGAGGCTCTGGTGAGCCAGGTGGGAGCATCCTACCAGGTGGACATCATCCTGCCCGGCGGCGCCCGCAGCACCTTCTTCATAGACCTCTCCTCAG GCAGCGGGCGGGCTGGCTGCGGTGTGCCCCAGGGCAGCCCTGATGTGGTGCTGGAGGTGGCGGAGGAGGACCTGCAGGAGCTGATGCTGGGCGAGCTGCGGCCCCTGGCTGCCTACATGAGCGGGCGGCTGCGGGTGCAGGGCGACTTGCAGCTGGCCCTGCGCCTGGAGGAGCTCTTCAAGGCCGTGAAGCTGCACAGATAG
- the STOML1 gene encoding stomatin-like protein 1 isoform X3, which produces MFSRSGYQALPLGDFDRFQQSSIGLYGAQKGFFSFGAKADPLGPAMNAADSSQGWLSWICHGIITSLVFLLMLLTFPISGWFALKIVPTYERMVIFRLGRLRAPQGPGVVLLLPFIDHWQRVDLRTRAFNVPPCKGWCGALHGCRRAVPCVGPRAVCAGGEGPRGSHSHDSTERHGQGLGQEEPAGDPGGEATHRGAAAAGHQRHDQVLGAGGGPCGADDGGGAAAPPGRPAGTSGCRSPGAGGLSPPAGCPPPQQHTQRPGGRQRGDSERGGAPQEEAQCGRAALSCGAHPLRGSGEPGGSILPGGHHPARRRPQHLLHRPLLRQRAGWLRCAPGQP; this is translated from the exons ATGTTCAGCAGGTCGGGATACCAGGCACTTCCCTTGGGGGATTTTGACCGCTTCCAGCAGTCCAGCATTGGGCTGTATGGTGCACAGAAGGGCTTCTTCTCCTTCGGAGCCAAGGCAGACCCACTGGGACCGGCCATGAATGCTGCAG ActcctcccagggctggctgtccTGGATCTGCCATGGGATCATCACCTCCTTGGTCTTCCTACTGATGCTCCTCACCTTCCCCATCTCGGGCTGGTTTGCCTTGAAG ATAGTGCCTACCTATGAGCGAATGGTCATCTTCCGCCTGGGCCGCCTCCGTGCACCGCAGGGCCCCGgcgtggtgctgctgctgcccttcattGACCACTGGCAGCGTGTGGATCTGAGAACACGGGCCTTCAACGTGCCCCCCTGCAAG ggatggtgcggTGCTCTCCATGGGTGCCGACGTGCAGTTCCGTGTGTGGGACCCCGCGCTGTCTGTGCTGGTGGTGAAGGACCTCGTGGCAGCCACTCGCATGACAGCACAGAGCGCCATGGCCAAGGCCTTGGGCAAGAAGAGCCTGCGGGAGATCCAGGGGGAGAAGCTACGCATCggggagcagctgctg cTGGACATCAACGACATGACCAAGTCCTGGGGGCTGGAGGTGGACCGTGTGGAGCTGACGATGGAGgcggtgctgcagcccccccgGGACGCCCTGCTGGGACCTCTGGGTGCCGTAGCCCCGGCGCTGGAGGGCTCTCCCCCCCAGCTGGCTGCCCACCTCCTCAACAGCACACCCAGCGCCCCGGAGGCAG ACAGCGTGGGGACAGTGAGCGAGGTGGAGCCCCCCAGGAGGAGGCCCAGTGCGGTCgagctgctctcagctgtggAGCCCATCCTCTCCGAGGCTCTGGTGAGCCAGGTGGGAGCATCCTACCAGGTGGACATCATCCTGCCCGGCGGCGCCCGCAGCACCTTCTTCATAGACCTCTCCTCAG GCAGCGGGCGGGCTGGCTGCGGTGTGCCCCAGGGCAGCCCTGA
- the PML gene encoding protein PML: MPGSPEAPRAPGPQEDGSAAPKEPGAAPGPSQCPAPSGPPGEGDFQFVLCEGCRQESPNLKLLTCLHTLCLGCLRENKPVGQCPVCQAPIPQPDGIPDVDNVLFSSLQTRLSIYRRISRGGLSCSRCRQDAAAVWCSECEEFLCPGCFEDHQWFFKKRSHEARKVEELRAESAHRFLEGTKRSCNLFCSSPGHTEQGHVTSIFCRKCEKPLCCSCALLDAQHSSFYCDIRTEIQRRQDELAVLGQELARRRGGFEASHAALQEKAARLEAEGRGMRELVRQHVKQLVELIRREEEKLLELVEKRQERGRRELEGELRRVETVLRRMEAGERLVEKMGLYATEQEVMDMQPFVKDALEELRRQRPAADVELVLHEDFAECRARLQELAERIEGLQGGAPRPVPVVEVALENNLEEEPPQHSSQDVLPTFTISLAKMGVSQAATRPKRCQPHVERSSQVSPKLLKLERDGGEPSSSQWDGRGGPSTSAQSHNGRIPPSKASRSRTRDAEDSSIIISSEDSEEDMVTSDFTTC, encoded by the exons ATGCCCGGCAGCCCCGAAGCCCCCCGGGCCCCCGGGCCCCAAGAAG atggctctgctgcccccaagGAGCCGGGGGCCGCACCGGGACCCTCGCAGTGCCCCGCTCCCTCTGGGCCTCCTGGGGAGGGCGACTTCCAGTTCGTGCTGTGCGAGGGCTGCCGGCAGGAATCGCCCAACCTGAAGCTGCTCACCTGCCTGCACACGCTGTGCCTGGGCTGCCTGCGGGAGAACAAACCCGTGGGGCAGTGCCCCGTGTGCCAGGCGCCCATCCCGCAGCCCGACGGCATCCCCGACGTGGATAACGTGCTGTTCAGCAGCCTGCAGACCCGCCTGAGCATCTACCGGCGGATCAGCAGgggggggctgagctgcagccggTGCCGGCAGGATGCGGCGGCTGTGTGGTGCTCGGAGTGCGAGGAGTTCCTGTGCCCGGGCTGCTTCGAGGACCACCAGTGGTTCTTTAAGAAGAGGAGCCACGAAGCCAGGAAGGTGGAGGAGCTGCGGGCCGAGTCGGCTCATCGCTTCCTGGAGGGCACCAAGAGGTCGTGCaacctcttctgctccagccccGGGCACACCGAGCAGGGCCACGTCACCAG CATCTTCTGCAGGAAGTGCGAGAAGccgctgtgctgctcctgcgCTCTGCTGGATGCCCAGCACTCGTCTTTCTACTGCGACATCCGCACCGAGATCCAGCGGCGGCAGGAcgagctggcagtgctggggcaggagctggcgcggcggcggggcggcttCGAGGCGTCGCACGCGGCGCTGCAGGAGAAGGCGGCGCGGCTGGAGGCGGAGGGGCGCGGGATGCGGGAGCTGGTGAGGCAGCACGTGAAGCAGCTGGTGGAGCTGATCCGGCGTGAGGAGgagaagctgctggagctggtggaGAAGAGGCAGGAGAGGGGCCGGAGGGAGCTGGAGGGGGAGCTGCGGCGCGTGGAGACCGTGCTGCGGAGGATGGAGGCGGGCGAGAGGCTGGTGGAGAAGATGGGCCTCTACGCCACGGAGCAGGAGGTGATGGACATGCAGCCCTTCGTCAAGGATGCGCTGGAGGAGCTGCGGAGGCAGCGCCCGGCGGCGGAtgtggagctggtgctgcacGAGGACTTTGCTGAGTGCCgtgccaggctgcaggagctggctgagCGCATCGAGGGGCTGCAAG GTGGCGCTCCCCGGCCGGTCCCCGTGGTGGAGGTGGCCCTGGAGAACAACCTG gaggaggagcccccacagcacagcagccaggatGTTTTGCCCACCTTCACCATCAGCCTCGCCAAGATGGGG GTGTCCCAAGCCGCCACGCGGCCCAAGCGGTGCCAGCCTCACGTGGAGAGGAGCAGCCAGGTCTCACCCAAGCTGCTGAAGCTGGAGCGGGACGGCGGCGAGCCCAGCTCAAGCCAGTGGGATGGCAGAGGGGGGCCCAGCACCTCCGCACAGAGCCACAACGGCCGCATCCCCCCCTCCAAGGCCAGCAGGAGCCGCACTCGGGATGCAG AGGACAGCAGCATCATCATCAGCTCGGAGGACAGCGAGGAAGACATGGTGACATCGGACTTCACTACTTGCTGA